From the Companilactobacillus ginsenosidimutans genome, the window GTGATCTAGAAAAGAACTATTTCGGCCGTGTTGGTTTATTCAGAAACCAAATCGGAGACGCAATTCTTAAAGACAGCGACTTAGTTATTGCAATTGGTTATGATCCAGTTGAATACGAAGCCCGTCTTTGGAATGTTGACCGTACAGGTGAAATCATCAACCTTGATAGTATCGCTCCAGAAATTTCAAATGAATATCAACCAGAATTAATTGTTCACGCTGATATTGCGAAAACACTTGACGATATTGCTAATAACTTACCTGACGGAATTACTTTAAGTGACGAACTAAAAAATCACTTGCACCAAATCCAAAAAAACTTTTTATCAAAAGATATCATTCCTGAACGTGAAGATCCAAAGGGTGTGCACCCACTAGAAATTATTCACGCTCTTCAAAACCAAGTTAACGATGACACTACTGTTACCGTTGATGTTGGTTCACATTACATCTGGATGGCTCGCCATTTCAGAAGTTACAAGCCAAGACATCTTTTATTCAGTAATGGTATGCAAACTCTTGGTGTAGCACTACCTTGGGCAATCGCAGCCGCACTAGAACGTCCTAACCAACCAGTTGTATCAGTTGCTGGTGATGGTGGGTTCTTATTCTCAGGACAAGAACTAGAAACAGCTGTCCGCTTGAACTTAAACATTGTTCAACTAGTTTGGAATGACGGTTACTACGATATGGTTAAGTTCCAAGAAGAAGCTAAATACGGTAGAAACTCAGGTGTAGCAATCGGTACAGTTGACTTTGCCAAATATGCAGAAAGTTTTGGAGCACAAGGAATTCACGTCGATAATGCTGGCGAATTAACAAGTGCCCTCGAAAAAGCTTTTGCCACAGAAGGCCCTACAGTTATTGACATCCCTGTCGATTACAGCGACAACATCAAATTATTATCAACATTATTACCAGACTACTTAAGCTAATCGGAAGGAAGTTCATATGAAGAATTCAAATGTATTGTATCAGCACGGAACCTTAGCATTATTAGTTCCAGGATTATTGGACGGAACATTGACGATGAAGGAGTTGCTAGAACATGGCGACACCGGAATCGGTACTGGAGAAGGACTTGACGGAGAATTAATCATCTTAGATGGCGTTCCATATCAAGTTGACAGTGCAGGAAATGTAAACATAGTCGATGATTCATTCACACTACCCTTTGCCAACTCACACTTTGCAGCCTACAACGAAATGATGGACGTCGAAGACATCAAACGTGACGAGCTACAAGAATTAATCGACAAAAAGGCAGCCAGTGCCAACACATTTTATTCAGTAGTAATCAAAGGAACTTTCAAAAACATTAAGACCCGTGCAGTTAAGAAATCTTCTAAACCATACGACACATTAGCAAAAACAGCCGAAGCTCAAAGTATTTTTGAACGTGATACTGTTGAAGGAACATTACTAAGCTACTACTCTCCACAAGTATTTGACGGAGCAGCAGTTGCCGGTTTCCACAGTCATTTCATGTCAGATGCACATGACTTCGGTGGACACATTCTTGATTTCGAGTCGGTCTCGGGTAATGTTGTGTTCCAGTGTTTTGACAGTTTGTTGCAGCATTTACCAATTGATAATCCTGCATACAAGCATCATGATTTTTCATCTGATGATATTTTAGGTTCAATTCATAAAGCTGAAGGTTAGTGGCGTTTATTTTAGATTTGTTTAGTTCGGGGGAGTGGTGGTGAATAGCCGCCCTCCGGTCAGGATTTTGGGGGCCGTGGACGCTGTGGGACGATTTGGAGCCAAAGAGCGGTCTCCAAATGCGTCCTTTTCCTAAGCCTGCCCTTTGGCAGGCAAAGGAAAATCTCACGGCTTTGGCCCCCAAAATCCTGACCTGCGGGCTAAATTTGCTACAAATCTAAAATGTAACACCTGACCTTTGGTCTGGTAAATTAAACCAAAATCAATTCAAAAATGACCCTATTCCGATTGGAGTAAGGTCATTTTTTTGTGTTTCCTAATTTTCATTTGTGATTACTTACGCTTATTAAAATATAAAAAATCATTATTAATACAATACATTATCATCTACGTTTGGTTTCACTCAAGGAACGGAAAGGGCAAACAATACACGTCCAACCCACTTAGCACGAAAGTGCGGCAGTGAACCCACCAACAAAACAACATACCTCCACCAGAACTACCAAACCATCAAAACTACCGACGATCTCGAATACTAACCAAAGCAACAACAGCTCCAAATAAACAAATAAAAATACTAACACCAATAACTAAAACATAACCAACATCAAACCCACTCCAAACACCAGCCTTCAGCGAAGCAAACAAACCACTTCCCCCATCCAACTGCTGCAAATTAGACCAGGCACTTCTCAATACACCTTCACTACCAGTCGGACCAGCAGAAATAAGCTCATTAATAATTCCAGACTTAGTTGACTTGGCTAAAGCCAAATCACCAACATAACGGTTAAGCCCATTTTGATAACCATTCGACAAAACTAGTCCCAATATAACAATCCCAAAAGTACTTCCTAGTTGTCTAAAGACATTGACTACTCCACTGGCAATTCCTATTAAGTTGGGATCGACACTCTCCATGGCTGCTGCAGAAAGTGGTGGATTTACTATTGCGTTCCCGATACCTATTATGATGAATCCTGAAACGTAATCTAAGTAAGTGACTTGTAGTGAAACAACTCTTTGAATTTCAAATAACCCTAGTGCGATAATTATTAATCCACCGCCTATTAACCACCTTTTGGCTAGTCGGTTTGAAAGTATTCCAGCTATTGGTCCGATTATTAGACTCATTAAACCAATTGCTAATTGTCTGATACCTGTTTGTTCTGGGGTATAGCGTAAATAACTTTGCATCCAAATTGTCATGTATGTAAAGAACGCATATAGTCCCGCTCCTAAACAGAAAGAGGCAATAGCTGTGCCGTTGAATGACCATGATTTAAAGATTTCTAAGTTGATCATTGGTTCTTTAATTCTTTTTTCTAGGATTATAAATACTATTACTAATACGATTCCGATTATGAAATAACTTATTACTTGCGAGTTCATCCACGTCCAATTAATATGAGTCTCCTTTTGAACTAGGCCAAACACTAAGCAAAAAATCATGACGGTGGAAATTATCATCCCCCACCAATCAATTTTTTCTTCCTTATTACCATAACTTTCATCAACAAATTTATATGCCATTAACAAGGCGATGATTCCGATGGGCAAATTGATGTAGAAAATCGAACGCCAAGTGAATATCTTTATTAAATATCCGCCAATGACTGGTCCTAACGCTGTGGCCACCCCAACTACTGAACTCCAGACTCCGAAGGCTAAGCCGCGCTCGTTGTCATCAAATGTTTCAGTAACGATGGTCATGGATAAACTCATCATCCCTGCTCCACCAATACCTTGTATCATTCTAAAGACATTTAAAAATAATGCCGTTTGAGACATGGATGACCCTAATGATCCTAATGTGAATATGGATAGAGTTATCAGGAATATTCGTTTTCTTCCGAACAAGTCGCCGAATTTGGACGCCAATAATAAGCACATTGCAAATGCTAATGTGTAGGCGTTCATAACCCATTGAAGTTCCGCATAAGAAACTTTTAGTTCTTGTTGAATTGTTGGCAAGGCGACATTAACAATTGTTGAATCCAGTAATGACATGAATACCGCAATACATAATGCTGTTAAAGCTAGCCATCTGCGACTATTCTTTTGTTTGGTTGAGTTCATATTTCTCATCCGTCCTAAATAACAAATTAGTTCTTACTTTAAATATATCAGACTTAAGAAATTGTTAATCATTTTTCTCAAATTGATAAACAAATACTGTTAAACAAGCCATTCATAACTGCCATTGTGAACGAATAAACATTTATTTTTATATAATTATTTATATTCAATAAATGAAAGCGTTTGTTGTTCATTGATATATCAACCTCATAAATAATATTAATGACGTAATCAGTGTTTGACTATGAGGATGATGTGAATTTATGATATAAACATCACAAAGTATCATTCGATCAAAAAAAATTGGAGGACATCAACATGACAAACTTTAGAATCGAATCTGACACCTTAGGCGAAGTGAAAATCCCAGAAACAGCTTTATGGGGCGCACAAACTGAGAGATCACGTAACAATTTCCCTACTGGCGAAAAAATGCCACTAGAAATTATTAAGGCTTTGCTACAAATTAAGAAAGCTGCTGCGATTGCTAATAAAGAATTGAAATCAATTGACGCTGACAAGGCTGATTTGATTGTTGAATCAATCGACAAATTGCTTGCTTTAAGCGATGAAGATTTGAGAAAAGATTTTCCATTGGTTGTTTACCAAACAGGTTCTGGTACACAAACTAACATGAATACTAACGAAGTAGTTGCCCACATGGCAGCCACAATCAATAGTGACATTGAAATTTTGCCTAATGATGATGTTAATAAAGGTCAAAGTTCAAATGATATTTTCCCAACAGCTATGAACATTACTGCTGCTATTGCGGTTGATAATCTTGAAGATTCATTGCAACACTTAATTGATGAATTGAAAGTTAAACAAGAAAAATACTGGCGCACAGTTAAAATTGGTCGTACTCACTTGCAAGATGCTACTCCATTAACTTTTGGACAAGAAGTAAGTGGTTGGGTTTCAATGCTTGAACACGATCTTTCATATATTAAAACATTGAACAAGACACTCGGCGAACTTGCTATGGGTGGAACTGCTGTTGGTACTGGATTGAACGCTGCTCCACACTTTGCTGACATCATTGCTAAAGAAATGAGTAAATTGTACGGAATTGAATTTACTGCTGACACTAACAAGTTCTACGGACTTGCTGCTCACTCTGGATTAAACGTTGTTCACGGTGCTATCAAGACTTTGGCCGCCGATTTGATGAAGATTGCTAACGATGTTAGATTCCTCGCTTCTGGCCCACGTTCAGGTTATGGCGAATTGAACATCCCCGCAAACGAACCTGGCTCATCGATTATGCCTGGTAAAGTTAATCCTACACAAGCTGAAGCAATTACGATGGCTGCCGTTCGTGTCATGGGTAATGATGTCGTTGTTGACATTGCATCTAGCCAAGGTAACTTCGAAATGAACGTCTATAAACCAGTTCTTATCAGTGCCTTCCTTGAATCAGCTGAACTGCTTGCCGGAACAATGACAGGATTCGCAGACAAGATGATTCACGGCCTATCAGTTAACTCAGATAGAATGGAAGAACTCGTTGAGCAATCATTGATGACTGTTACAGCTCTATCACCACACATTGGTTATCACGAAAGTGCAACAATTGCGCAAGATGCTGAAAAAGCTGGCACAACTCTTCGTGAGGCAGCAATTAAGTCAGGCTTACTAACACCTGAACAATTTGACGAATGGGTCGTTCCCATCAATATGACAAACATTGATCAAAAATAATTTTTAAGTGAGGAAATTATGGCAGAAAAATATAAATTTCAACCTACTAATATTAAAGAATTAAAAGTCAATTATGACTTAATCATTGTCGGTTCTGGTGGGACTGGCCTTACTGCCGCATTACAAGCACACGAATTGGGTCTCAGCCCAGTTATTCTTGAAAAAATGCCGGCAATCGGTGGTAACACAACACGTGCTTCATCTGGTATGAACGCTTCCGAAACAACAGTTCAACTCGATCACAAAATCGTCGACAATATGGAAGACTTCTACAACGACACTTTCAAAGGTGGCGGCAAAAAAAACAATCCTGAATTGTTGAAATATTTTACAACTCATTCAGCTTTAGCAATCGACTGGTTGGCTGGTCACGGAATTATCTTGGATGACCTGACAACAACTGGTGGTATGAGTGTCTTGAGAACTCACCGTCCTAGCTCAATGGCTCCTATCGGTGGCTTCTTGGTTACGGAACTTCTTAAGCAAATTGAAAAAGAAGGTATTCCTTTATTTACTGATATTCACGTTAACAAGTTACTTCAAACTGCTGGAAAAATCAGTGGTGTTGAAGTAGATATTGATGCTAAAACCACTAACATCATGGCTGACGCTGTTATTCTTGCCACTGGTGGTTTTGGTGCCAATCCTGAACTACTTGTAAAATATCGTCCTGACCTAAAAGGTTACAAGACAACTAATCAACCTGGTGCTACAGGTGATGGTATTTCACTTGCTAGTGACGTTGGCGCAAAACTTGTCGATATGGACCAAGTTCAAGTTCACCCTACCGTTCAACAAGATACTGATCATCCATTTTTGATCGGTGAAGCTGTTCGTGGTGAAGGCGCTATTCTTGTTAACAAGTCAGCAAAACGTTTTGTAAATGAACTTGATACTAGAAAGAATGTTACTGCAGCAATTGATAACTTAAACGAAAAAGGCGCTTATTTGATTCTTGATCAAGGTATCCGTGATCGTGTTAAAGCTATCGAGTTTTATGACCACGTTGGCTTAGTTACAACTGGTCAAACTTTGGATGAATTAGCTGAAAAAATCAATATGGACGCTAAAACATTGAATGAAACTGTTGCTACTTGGAATTCTGCACTAGAATCTGGGGATAAAGAATTCGGAAGAACAACAGGTATGGATCGTGGAATTGTCAACGGACCATTCTTCTCAATCCATATTGCACCTGCCGTTCACTACACAATGGGTGGAGTCGCAATTAACGACAAAACTCAAGTGTTAGATGAAAACGACAAAACTATTGAGGGATTATTTGCAGCTGGGGAAATAGCTGGAGGCTTACATGGGAACAACCGTATCGGTGGTAATTCCATTGCTGAAACTGTTATTTTTGGGAGACAAGCTGGTCAACAATCTTTCAAGTACTTACAAACAGGACAAGGTAAGTAAAGATGACTTTAGAGAAATTAAATTATAAAAAATTTCTCGCACCCATCATCGTTGGTTTAATTATCTGGTTGCTCTCACCAGTTAAACCTGCAGGTGTCAGCCTTTTGGCTTGGCACATGTTCGCAATCTTCGTGGCAACAATCATTGGTTGTATCACACAACCACTACCTATTGGTGCTGTTGCCATCATAGGTTTCACCATCACAGTATTAACTGGAACAGTCAAAATGGACACTGCCATTGCCGGATTTGGTAACGGAAGTATCTGGTTAATCGCTATGGCATTCTTCATCTCACGTGGTTTTATCAAAACTGGACTTGGTCGACGGATTGCCGTCATCTTCGTTCGAACCTTTGGTAAAAGTACGTTAGGTCTCTCCTACTCATTACTAGGTGTTGACCTAATTCTTGCTCCTGCAACACCAAGTAACACAGCTCGTGCCGGTGGTATCATGTACCCTATCATCAAATCACTTGCTGAAGAATTTGGCTCAGATCCTAAAAAAGGCACCGAAAGAAAAATGGGCTCATTCCTAATTTTCTCAGAGTTTCACGGTGACATGATCACAGCCGCAATGTTCCTAACAGCTATGGCTGGTAACCCACTAGCTCAATCACTTGCCGGACAAATGGGGGTTAAAGTGACTTGGATGGGTTGGTTCATAGCTGGTATCGTTCCAGGACTCATTTCATTGATAGTAATACCGTTCGTAATTTACAAAATGTATCCACCAGAAATCAAGAAAACACCTGATGCAAAGCAATGGGCAGACAAACAGCTCGCAAGCATGGGCAAATTCAGTACCCCTGAAAAATTCATGTCGGGAATCTTCGTAGTTGCCCTACTACTTTGGATTCTTGGAGGAGTTCTTGGTATCGACGCAACACTTACAGCATTCATCGCTCTATCATTATTAATTCTAACTGGAATCCTCAATTGGAAAGATGTTTTGAATGAAAGTGGTGCTTGGAATACATTAGTTTGGTTCTCAGTCCTCGTTATGATGGCTTCTCAACTAAACAAACTTGGATTCATCCCTTGGTTGAGTAATTCAATCGGTGGAAGCTTGAAAGGTATGAACTGGATCTTTGTCCTAATCATCTTGTTAGTAGCTTACTTCTACTCACATTACCTATTTGCAAGTTCCACAGCCCACATCTCAGCCATGTACTCAGCTTTCTTAGCTGTCGCAATTTCCGCCGGAGTTCCACCAATGCTTGGTGCATTGATGCTAGGATTCTTCGGTAACTTATGTTCATCAACAACACATTATAGTAATGGACCAGCACCAATTCTTTACGGTTCAGGATACGTAAAACAAGGTGAATGGTGGAGAATGAACTTAGTTCTCGGTATACTTTACTTTGTAATCTGGATTGTAATTGGTTCAATGTGGATGAAACTAATCGGAATGTGGTAATAGTGGGGGAAAATATGAATACTCGGGATTTAGATTATTTCAGAAAATTAGTTGAGAAACGTAATTACACCGAAGTCGCAGAAATTTTTAAGGTGTCTCAACCAACAATCACCCAAGCAATTAAACGTTTGGAAAAAGAATTCACGACTAAGCTTGTTCAAGTCGATCGTGTACATCAAAAAACTGAAATAACTAGAACCGGGTATCTCCTTTTCGAACAATCATTATCCATTCAAAAAAGCCTCGACCTAGCTCATAAGGAGATCGAAGCTGCTAATAGTAAAAAAATTAAGTTTGGCTTACCGCCAATTATTGGAACATTATATTTTCCACAGGTAGTTGGCGAAATAGCTAAAACTAACTTATTAGATAAATTAAATATTTTCGAAAGTGGTTCGCACACTTTATTCAATCAGTTGGAATCCGGTGACATTGATATCGCCATTATCGGTTCATTGTTACCAATCAACAATCCCAACTTCAAAGCAATTCATCTAGGAACAAGACCCTTCAGCTTAATCGTCAGCTCCGATAATCCCCTAGCCCAATCAAAAGAAGCCATCGACTTCAAAGATTTGGGGGATCAAAAATTCATCGACTTCGCCGGTCAATTTATTCATGGTCAAATTTTGCATGACTACTTCGAACATACTGGAATTTCTCCTGAAATCATTCAGCAGACACCAGATATTTCATGGTACAAAAGTTTGATTCGTGCCGACATCGGTATTGGAATTTTGGTTCGCGATGAGATTAACAAGTATGATGAAAACATTACTTGTTTGGAGATTAAGAATCCTATTCCCGAGAACTTTAATATCTCGATTGTTTATCGTAGTGATTATATTTTGAAGGATGAGGAACAGTTGCTGGTTTCCATTTTGAAAGAAATTGCGGTTGATAATATTTCTTCGGATCATTATTAGGATTAGATATATTTGTATATAGACAAGACTTGTACATAATTGTGCAGGTCTTTTTTGTTAGTGTTGGACTGGTGTTGTTGAGGTTCACTGTCACCCTGCGGTCAGGTTATTTGGGGCCGTGGTCGCTGTGAACACGATTTTGAGCTTTTCCAAACCCGGGAAAATCTCAAAACTCGGTTTTCATGTAAGCCTGCCCTTTGGCAGGCAAACATGAACGCCACGGCTCGGGCCCCAAATAACCTGGCCTCCGGGTTGGATTGGTGCAATATCTAATCTTCTTTTTTGGGGGTGGTTGTTCACTTCCACCCTCTCGGGCTAAGTTCAGTGATACGTATGATTACACAATAAGGACGATTTGATCGTCATTAAATTTTCTATCATCTATATATATTTTCTTAATGGCCTATTGTACTATTAAGGTTTTATTTGACTGGATTATGTATTTCTTAGTTTTGAGGGACAAAAGAGTATAGACTTCAAATTGAATATAAATCGTTCATTTCTTTTTCTCAATAAGTAATTTTTCAGATTGATTGTCAACATGTAAGATTTTGAAAGAGAATATTTCTCAGTTACACGTAATATATTATGATTGGAGAATGAAGATGAATACCGTTGTAAGTTTCGAATAATTTTTTCTTGGAGGTAAGATTTATGAATAAAAAAAGGATTAAAAAAAGTGAAGGTTCAAAAACACATGATACATCTGGTATAACACCTGAAATGATTGGACAACTTATTTTGGTGGATGCAGATGGTAGTGTTTCTATTGTTCCAGATGATGTAAATATTTTTAAAGACGAGGAATTCATCCGTACTCACCGGTCAAAACAAACGGAAGCAACCAGAGGTGGATTTGTTGGAAAAGAAATTTCATGGTGAAAAATCATATATTCCACATCAAAAAGATGTTATCTATATTAATTTGAACCCTTTAACAAAAAAAGAAAAATGGCATCGATCTCCTGCAGTTGTCATTAGTAATAGAGGATACAATTCAATTAGTGGTTTGGTGATTATTGCATTAATTCATTATTCTAACGATTCAGATGTAAACCCTGTACAATTATCTGTACCTCTCAAAACTAGAACTCTTACTGGAAATGTGAATACTTTTAATTTCTACACGGTGGATTACGAAAACAGAAACATTGAATTTATAGATGTTCTTGATAATTCTACTTTCAGGAAAATCAAGGACACACTTAATTGGATAATCCAATAAAAAACAACTGCCAATGAAATTACTGGCAGTTGTTTTTTTAGCATGGTTAAAATTTAGATTTAATAACCATATTCGTCTGTTGATGTATACCAAGATGAACCGCCAACTAGAGCACGTGAACATTGTTTTCGTGAGTTTCCATTAAATACCAATGGAAATACTTCTGTATCAGACGATGAAGAATAAACTGCAATTGTACCCTCTGGTAATCATAATTACTATTAGTTAAATAGTAAGAAATATAAATCCTATCCACATGGAGATTTTTTTGATGTAAATCCATTGACTAAACATAACTAGTCGCAAGAGCTGAGAAAAATTCGAAGGCAGTGAAAGTGATGTTGGGCGGCGAAGCCCCCTTACAGCACCGGGCGAGTTTGAAGACTTTCGCGAACTTCGAAAGGCTCCAAACCGAGGGTCGAGACCGCACTGAGGCTCGACCCGTCCCGCACAGCCGAAGAATATTTCTCAGCTCTGGAGACGGCATATCCAACTAACCCTCATCAATAATCTCAAACCCATACCCCCGAATATGCTCCTTCAGCATCGACAAATAAGCCTGAGCAGTAGAACTCAACTCCAATTGGTTATGCTTCAACCAACCAAGAGTCATAGAATCATCCACCTCCAAAGGAATAGCAACAATCTTATCATCATTGAGCTTATTACTAATAATCCCAGAACTAATCGTGTAACCATTCAACCCAACCATCAGATTAAAAATCGTAGCACGGTCACTAACCTTGATATTTTTTTTACGATCCAAAGTACTTAGAATTTCCTCTGAAAAGTAAAATGAGTTATTATCGCCCTGTTCGTATGACAAATATGGATAGTCAACTAAGTCATCTAGTGTCACACTTTTTTTCTTAGTCAAAGGATTCTGACTCCCCACGAACACGTGTGGTGACGCTTTAAACAGTGGCGTGAACTCAAGGTCTTGTTCTTTGAAAAGCTTTTGCAGTACCTGCCTGTTGAAATTGTTTAAGTACAGAATTCCTATTTCACTTTTAAAACTTGTCAGATCACTTAGAATGTTCTTCGTTTCAGTTTCACGAAGTGTAAATTGGTACTCGTCAGCTTTGACAGTCTTAATTAATTCAACAAAAGCATGAACCACGAATGCATAATGTTGGGCTGATACTGAGAAAGCTGTTTTTCGGACGGCTTTCTTTTCGTATCTGCCTTGCAACAATTGGACTTGATCTAACACTTGTCTGGCGTAGATCATAAACTCTCGTCCTTCATTTGTTAGCGAAACTCCTAATTTACTTCTGATTAAAATTTGGATTCCCATCTCCGATTCCAATTCCTTGATAGCATTGGATAAACTGGGTTGTGTTAAGTACAGCTGTTTGGCAGCTTCGTTGATTGAGCCGGTTTTTACGATGGTTTCTAAGTACTCTAGTTGTTGGATTCTCATAGTGTTCTCCTTGTTTTTATCATTATAATCCACCTTATAGTTTCAAACTATAACCAGTCCATGTTTTTATCAGTTATTAAATAATCAAATATGATGTTACCTTTATCTCATCAACAACTACTATTCAAAGGGGTAATTTTTATGACTACATCAATTATTGGTTTTCCTCGTATTGGTGAAAACCGTGAGCTTAAATTTAATACAGAAAAATATTGGCGCAATGAAATCACTGAAGATGATCTTCAAACTGCTGCCAAAGATTTGCGTGCTAAGCATTGGCAACTTTTGAAATATGCTGGTATCGATGAGATTCCTAGCAATGATTTCTCATTCTTCGACACCACACTCGACACTGCATATTTATTTAACATCGTTCCCGATGCTGTTAAACAGCTTAACTTGTCACAACTGGATCGTTACTTTGCATTAGCTCGTGGCTATCAAGGTGACAAAGGTGACATCAAGGCTCTCCCCATGAAGAAGTGGTTTAATACAAATTATCACTACCTAGTTCCTCAATTTTATGAAGATACTGACATCAAACTTTCTGACACAAAAATTTTTGACGAGTATCAAGAAGCCAAAGATGCTGGAATTCAAACTCGTCCGGTAATTGTTGGTCCCTTCACATTACTTAGTTTGAGTGAATTCCATGATTCAAAACCAGAAGCATTCGTCGATAAATTGGTTGCAGCGTATCAAGGAGTTTTTGAAAAATTAGCTGCTCAAGGGGCTGAGTGGATTCAGCTTGATGAACCTGAATTAGTCAAGGACGTTATTGGTGAAAGTTATGATTTGTTCAAAAAGGTCTATCAAGATTTGTTGAAAAATAAAGCCGGTTTAAAGGTTTTGATTCAAACTTATTTTGGCGACGTTCGTGATGTATATGAGGATTTGATTGATCTACCTGTTGAAGGTATTGGTCTTGATTTTCATGAAGGCCGTAAAACTCTGGAACTTGTTAAATCAGGTTTCCCTGACGACAAGATTTTATACGCTGGGGTTGTAAACGGAAAAAACATTTGGCGCAATCACTATGAAGACACCATCAATTTATTGAAGTCATTGCCAGTGAAAAATTTAGTCATATCAACGTCTTGCTCATTACTTCATGTGCCATTTACGATTGAAAATGAAGAATTTCCTGAAGAAATCAAGCAGCACTTTGCTTTTGCTAAGGAAAAGCTATCTGAGTTGGTTGAGTTGCAAGCTATCTTGGACGGTAAGGATAAGGATGCTGAAGCTCGCAACAAGAAATTATTTGAGAA encodes:
- a CDS encoding LysR family transcriptional regulator, producing MRIQQLEYLETIVKTGSINEAAKQLYLTQPSLSNAIKELESEMGIQILIRSKLGVSLTNEGREFMIYARQVLDQVQLLQGRYEKKAVRKTAFSVSAQHYAFVVHAFVELIKTVKADEYQFTLRETETKNILSDLTSFKSEIGILYLNNFNRQVLQKLFKEQDLEFTPLFKASPHVFVGSQNPLTKKKSVTLDDLVDYPYLSYEQGDNNSFYFSEEILSTLDRKKNIKVSDRATIFNLMVGLNGYTISSGIISNKLNDDKIVAIPLEVDDSMTLGWLKHNQLELSSTAQAYLSMLKEHIRGYGFEIIDEG
- a CDS encoding LysR family transcriptional regulator, which produces MNTRDLDYFRKLVEKRNYTEVAEIFKVSQPTITQAIKRLEKEFTTKLVQVDRVHQKTEITRTGYLLFEQSLSIQKSLDLAHKEIEAANSKKIKFGLPPIIGTLYFPQVVGEIAKTNLLDKLNIFESGSHTLFNQLESGDIDIAIIGSLLPINNPNFKAIHLGTRPFSLIVSSDNPLAQSKEAIDFKDLGDQKFIDFAGQFIHGQILHDYFEHTGISPEIIQQTPDISWYKSLIRADIGIGILVRDEINKYDENITCLEIKNPIPENFNISIVYRSDYILKDEEQLLVSILKEIAVDNISSDHY
- a CDS encoding type II toxin-antitoxin system PemK/MazF family toxin, with translation MEKKFHGEKSYIPHQKDVIYINLNPLTKKEKWHRSPAVVISNRGYNSISGLVIIALIHYSNDSDVNPVQLSVPLKTRTLTGNVNTFNFYTVDYENRNIEFIDVLDNSTFRKIKDTLNWIIQ